A DNA window from Caulobacter mirabilis contains the following coding sequences:
- the dapE gene encoding succinyl-diaminopimelate desuccinylase — MSSLDALDLARDLIRRPSVTPADAGAMDVLQRALEDLGFACRRMRFGEIENLYARRGTARPNLCFAGHTDVVPAGDAAAWSSGPFDAAVSDEVLIGRGAVDMKGAIAAFTAAVAQVLAEGEPTGSLSFLITGDEEGVALDGTKKVVEALAVEGEVIDHCIVGEPTSAARLGDMIKIGRRGSVNSWITVEGKQGHVAYPQRAANPIPVLVEILAKLQARVLDDGYEGFQPSNFEITTIDVANTATNVIPREAKARVNVRFNPAHKGAELQAWFEETAQAVAEGFEGKVEVKTLISGEAFLTRRGDFTDVVAEAIRETTGEEPDLSTTGGTSDARFIRSLCPVVEFGLVGTTMHAVDEQVPVAEIRGLQAAYARIIARYFERFGEASR, encoded by the coding sequence ATGTCTTCGCTCGACGCCCTGGATCTCGCCCGCGACCTGATCCGTCGCCCGTCCGTCACCCCCGCCGACGCGGGAGCGATGGATGTTCTTCAGCGTGCGCTCGAGGACCTCGGCTTCGCGTGCCGACGGATGCGGTTCGGGGAGATCGAGAACCTCTACGCCCGGCGCGGGACGGCGCGGCCGAACCTCTGCTTCGCCGGCCACACCGACGTCGTTCCGGCGGGCGACGCCGCCGCCTGGTCCAGCGGGCCGTTCGACGCCGCCGTCAGCGACGAGGTCCTGATCGGCCGGGGCGCGGTGGACATGAAGGGCGCGATCGCCGCGTTCACGGCCGCTGTGGCCCAGGTTCTGGCCGAGGGCGAGCCGACGGGGTCGCTGAGCTTCCTGATCACCGGCGACGAAGAGGGTGTCGCCCTCGACGGCACCAAGAAGGTGGTGGAGGCCCTGGCCGTGGAAGGCGAGGTCATCGACCACTGCATCGTCGGCGAGCCGACCAGCGCCGCGCGTCTGGGCGACATGATCAAGATCGGCCGCCGGGGCAGCGTGAACAGCTGGATCACGGTCGAGGGCAAGCAGGGGCATGTCGCCTATCCGCAGCGCGCCGCCAACCCGATCCCCGTCCTGGTCGAGATCCTGGCGAAGCTGCAGGCGCGGGTGCTGGACGACGGCTACGAGGGCTTCCAGCCGTCGAACTTCGAGATCACCACCATCGACGTGGCCAACACCGCGACGAACGTCATCCCGCGCGAGGCCAAGGCCCGGGTGAACGTCCGCTTCAATCCGGCCCATAAGGGCGCCGAGCTGCAGGCCTGGTTCGAGGAAACCGCCCAGGCGGTCGCCGAGGGCTTCGAGGGCAAGGTCGAGGTGAAGACCCTGATCAGCGGCGAGGCCTTCCTGACCCGGCGGGGCGACTTCACCGATGTCGTCGCCGAAGCGATCCGCGAGACGACGGGCGAGGAGCCGGATCTGTCGACCACCGGCGGCACCTCTGACGCCCGCTTCATCCGCAGCCTATGCCCGGTCGTCGAGTTCGGGCTCGTCGGCACGACCATGCACGCGGTCGACGAACAGGTCCCGGTCGCCGAGATCCGCGGGCTTCAAGCGGCCTACGCCCGGATCATCGCGCGCTACTTCGAACGTTTCGGCGAGGCGTCGCGGTAG
- the dapD gene encoding 2,3,4,5-tetrahydropyridine-2,6-dicarboxylate N-succinyltransferase, translating to MSTVSLADLELEIEAAWDARDGVSVATQGAVRTAVEETLAQLDSGKIRVAEKIDGEWVVRQWAKKAVLLSFRLNPNEIMRAGAMGGAVGPWWDKVPNKFDGWEAPQFEEAGFRAVPGAIVRRGAYVAKNVILMPSFVNIGGYVDEGTMVDTWVTVGSCAQIGKRVHLSGGVGIGGVLEPLQANPTIIEDDCFIGARSEVVEGVVVGQGAVLSMGVYLSATTKIVDRKTGQVHVGKVPPYSVVVPGSLPDPHGGPSLYCAVIVKTVDAQTRSKTSINDLLRD from the coding sequence ATGAGCACCGTCAGTCTCGCCGACCTGGAACTCGAGATCGAAGCCGCCTGGGACGCCCGTGACGGCGTCAGCGTTGCGACTCAGGGCGCGGTGCGCACCGCGGTCGAGGAGACCCTCGCCCAGCTCGACTCCGGCAAGATCCGCGTGGCCGAGAAGATCGACGGCGAATGGGTCGTCCGCCAGTGGGCCAAGAAGGCGGTGCTGCTGTCGTTCCGCCTGAACCCGAACGAGATCATGCGCGCCGGCGCCATGGGCGGCGCGGTCGGCCCCTGGTGGGACAAGGTGCCGAACAAGTTCGACGGCTGGGAAGCGCCGCAGTTCGAGGAGGCCGGCTTCCGCGCCGTGCCGGGCGCGATCGTCCGCCGCGGCGCCTATGTCGCCAAGAACGTCATCCTGATGCCGTCGTTCGTGAACATCGGCGGCTACGTCGACGAGGGCACGATGGTCGACACCTGGGTCACGGTCGGCAGCTGCGCCCAGATCGGCAAGCGCGTCCACCTGTCCGGCGGCGTCGGCATCGGCGGCGTGCTGGAGCCGCTGCAGGCCAATCCGACCATCATCGAGGACGACTGCTTCATCGGCGCCCGCTCCGAGGTCGTGGAGGGCGTGGTCGTCGGCCAGGGCGCGGTGCTGTCGATGGGCGTCTACCTGTCGGCCACCACCAAGATCGTCGATCGCAAGACGGGCCAGGTCCATGTCGGCAAGGTGCCGCCCTACAGCGTCGTGGTGCCGGGCAGCCTGCCCGATCCGCATGGCGGCCCGAGCCTCTACTGCGCGGTGATCGTCAAGACGGTCGACGCCCAGACGCGGTCCAAGACTTCGATCAACGATCTGCTGCGCGACTGA
- a CDS encoding pyrimidine 5'-nucleotidase — translation MTDLAHIDVWLFDLDNTLYPLETGFMRQIEERMTDFMERFTGLPRDEARAIQKTYFQTHGTTLAGLMKNHQIDPEAFLDEVHQVSLDLLTPDPAMAAALRRLPGRRLVFTNGSAAHAERVLERLQIADAFEDVFHISAADYIPKPAPETFEKMMRRHGVAAVGSAFFEDSEKNLAPAAALGMTTVLVGPHAGASTADFVHHRTHDLPGFLAGARMKGSPA, via the coding sequence GTGACCGACCTCGCCCACATCGACGTCTGGCTGTTCGACCTCGACAACACGCTGTACCCGCTCGAGACCGGGTTCATGCGCCAGATCGAGGAGCGGATGACCGATTTCATGGAACGGTTTACCGGCCTCCCGCGCGACGAGGCGCGGGCGATCCAGAAGACCTACTTCCAGACGCACGGCACCACCCTGGCCGGGTTGATGAAGAACCACCAGATCGACCCGGAAGCGTTCCTGGACGAGGTGCATCAGGTTTCGCTGGACCTGCTGACGCCGGATCCGGCGATGGCGGCGGCGCTTCGGCGCCTGCCGGGGCGCCGGCTGGTGTTCACCAACGGTTCGGCCGCCCATGCCGAGCGCGTGCTCGAGCGGCTGCAGATCGCCGACGCCTTCGAGGACGTCTTCCACATCTCCGCCGCCGACTACATTCCCAAGCCCGCGCCGGAAACCTTCGAAAAGATGATGCGCCGCCACGGCGTCGCCGCCGTCGGGTCCGCCTTCTTCGAGGACAGCGAGAAGAATCTGGCGCCCGCCGCCGCCCTGGGCATGACCACCGTTCTGGTCGGGCCGCATGCCGGCGCCTCGACCGCCGACTTCGTCCATCACCGCACGCATGACCTGCCCGGCTTCCTCGCCGGAGCCAGGATGAAGGGGAGCCCCGCATGA
- the argB gene encoding acetylglutamate kinase has product MITKSEEAGWATAKTLAEALPYIQIYDRETVVIKYGGHAMGEDEVAKLFAADAVLLKLMGLHPVVVHGGGPQISRMLDRAGVKSTFIDGLRVTDEATMEVAEMVLSGAINKEIANWITLAGREADVRGVGLSGKDARLITVTKAERTRKDPDSNIEQVVDLGFVGEPQKVDAELIEVLINSEKDYIPVVAPIGVSEEGQTFNVNADTVAGALAGALKAKRMLLLTDVPGVKDGNGELIRQMTVAEAAELIRTGVANGGMIPKLETAMAAIADGVEAVVILDGRRPHAMLVELFTEFGAGTLIKA; this is encoded by the coding sequence TTGATCACCAAGTCCGAAGAAGCCGGCTGGGCCACCGCCAAGACCCTCGCGGAGGCGCTGCCCTACATCCAGATCTACGACCGCGAGACGGTGGTGATCAAATACGGCGGCCACGCCATGGGCGAGGACGAGGTGGCCAAGCTGTTCGCCGCCGACGCCGTGCTGCTGAAGCTGATGGGCCTTCACCCGGTGGTGGTGCACGGAGGCGGGCCGCAGATCTCGCGCATGCTCGACCGCGCCGGGGTGAAGTCGACGTTCATCGACGGGCTGCGCGTCACCGACGAGGCGACGATGGAGGTCGCCGAGATGGTCCTGTCGGGCGCGATCAACAAGGAGATCGCCAACTGGATCACCCTGGCCGGCCGCGAAGCGGATGTCCGGGGCGTGGGCCTGTCCGGCAAGGACGCCCGGCTGATCACCGTCACCAAGGCCGAGCGCACGCGCAAGGATCCGGACAGCAACATCGAGCAGGTCGTCGACCTCGGCTTCGTCGGCGAGCCGCAAAAGGTCGACGCCGAGCTGATCGAGGTGCTGATCAACTCCGAGAAGGACTACATCCCCGTCGTCGCGCCGATCGGCGTGTCGGAAGAGGGGCAGACCTTCAACGTCAACGCCGACACCGTCGCCGGCGCCCTGGCCGGGGCGCTGAAGGCCAAGCGCATGCTGCTGCTGACCGACGTCCCCGGCGTGAAGGACGGCAATGGCGAGCTGATCCGCCAGATGACGGTGGCCGAGGCCGCCGAGCTGATCCGCACGGGCGTCGCCAACGGCGGCATGATCCCCAAGCTGGAAACCGCCATGGCCGCGATCGCGGACGGCGTCGAGGCGGTGGTCATTCTGGACGGCCGCCGGCCGCACGCCATGCTGGTCGAGCTGTTCACCGAGTTCGGCGCCGGGACGCTGATCAAGGCGTGA
- a CDS encoding alpha/beta fold hydrolase, with product MTVTTTAFASFDGAPIAVHEIGEGRPTLMLHGFIATAELNWILPGIADRVAAAGRRVIMPDLRGHGGSAAPTDPATWSPDILPRDQEALIKGLGLSDYDLVGYSLGARTAVRMLVRGATPERVVLGGMGDSGVMAAGMRAAMFEDSIRNGEKAADPKAGKIIQARIRQGGFVPEALLGVLSSFVPTTEDELRKLDRPILAVCGELDQDNGSPERLAELLPRGVAQRVPGTHLSAVAEPALAEAIVAFLEG from the coding sequence ATGACCGTCACGACCACAGCCTTCGCCAGTTTCGACGGCGCGCCGATCGCGGTGCACGAGATCGGCGAGGGGCGGCCGACGCTGATGCTGCACGGCTTCATCGCCACGGCGGAATTGAACTGGATCCTGCCGGGGATCGCCGACCGTGTCGCCGCCGCCGGCCGCCGGGTCATCATGCCCGACCTGCGCGGCCACGGCGGCTCGGCCGCGCCGACCGACCCGGCGACCTGGTCGCCCGACATCCTGCCTCGCGACCAGGAGGCGCTGATCAAAGGCCTGGGGCTAAGCGACTACGACCTGGTCGGCTATTCGCTGGGCGCGCGGACCGCCGTCCGCATGCTGGTGCGCGGCGCGACGCCCGAGCGGGTGGTGCTGGGCGGCATGGGCGACAGCGGGGTGATGGCGGCCGGCATGCGGGCGGCGATGTTCGAGGACTCGATCCGCAACGGCGAGAAGGCCGCCGATCCGAAGGCCGGCAAGATCATCCAGGCCCGCATCCGCCAGGGCGGCTTCGTTCCCGAAGCGCTGCTGGGGGTGCTGTCCAGCTTCGTGCCGACCACGGAGGACGAGCTGCGCAAGCTTGACCGGCCCATCCTCGCGGTCTGCGGCGAGCTGGACCAGGACAACGGCTCCCCCGAACGCCTGGCCGAACTGCTGCCCCGGGGCGTGGCGCAGCGCGTCCCCGGCACGCACCTCAGCGCCGTCGCAGAGCCCGCGCTGGCCGAGGCGATCGTGGCGTTCCTGGAGGGCTAG
- a CDS encoding type II toxin-antitoxin system RelE/ParE family toxin, translating to MRVRLAATARRDVLRLADFLQERNPAAAKRAMDAIEAGLLSLSEMAERGYRARLGSMRQLFVPFGRAGYVMQYLVDEGEVVVLRIIHALEDR from the coding sequence GTGAGGGTTCGCCTCGCGGCGACGGCACGGCGTGATGTTCTGCGATTGGCGGATTTTCTGCAGGAGCGGAATCCTGCGGCGGCCAAGCGGGCAATGGACGCCATCGAGGCGGGGCTTCTCAGCTTAAGCGAGATGGCCGAGCGGGGCTATCGCGCGCGTTTGGGTTCCATGCGCCAACTCTTCGTCCCGTTTGGACGAGCTGGCTATGTGATGCAGTATCTGGTGGATGAGGGAGAGGTCGTCGTCCTCCGCATCATCCACGCGCTCGAAGACCGCTAG
- a CDS encoding AMP nucleosidase: protein MTHEKEAAVIVERLIQEYDRSVSALRGALKAFLTDGTRPDPASRLDGTFAYPELRLHWSGENGYPRISRAYARIGTPGSYATTVTRPAMFKDYLVEQLALVMKDFGATVDVGRSLQEIPFPYVLDGGDLALADVSAADIARWFPTTELAHIGDELADGMWSPVLEEARPLALFDGLRTDFSLARLKHYSGTPAEHVQPYILFTNYHRYVDEFVRWGCEQLRQPGTRFTALSAPGNILITADTPDPELAVANGPWRRHQMPAYHLMTADGQGITLVNIGVGPSNAKTITDHLAVLRPQAWLMIGHCGGLRGSQRIGDYVLAHAYLRDDHVLDAVLPPDIPIPSIAEIQRALYDAAKHVSGESGETLKSRLRTGTVVTTDDRNWELRYTSSALRFNQSRAVGIDMESATIAAQGYRFRVPYGTLLCVSDKPLHGEIKLPGQANAFYERAIGQHLQIGIATVDLLRAEGPNLHSRKLRSFDEPPFR from the coding sequence ATGACTCATGAGAAAGAAGCAGCCGTCATCGTCGAACGGCTTATCCAAGAATACGACCGCTCCGTCTCCGCTCTGCGCGGCGCCCTCAAGGCATTCCTGACCGACGGAACCCGTCCTGATCCCGCCTCGCGCCTGGATGGGACCTTCGCCTATCCCGAACTTCGGCTGCATTGGAGCGGCGAGAACGGCTATCCGCGCATCAGTCGCGCCTATGCCCGCATCGGCACGCCGGGCAGCTACGCCACCACCGTGACCCGGCCGGCGATGTTCAAGGACTATCTGGTCGAGCAGCTGGCCCTGGTGATGAAGGACTTCGGCGCCACGGTCGACGTTGGCCGGTCGCTGCAGGAAATCCCGTTCCCCTATGTGCTGGACGGCGGCGACCTGGCCTTGGCGGACGTCAGCGCCGCCGACATCGCCCGCTGGTTCCCGACCACCGAACTGGCCCATATCGGCGACGAGCTGGCCGACGGCATGTGGAGCCCGGTGCTGGAGGAGGCCCGGCCGCTCGCCCTGTTCGACGGGCTGCGGACCGACTTTTCGCTGGCCCGGCTGAAGCACTACAGCGGCACGCCCGCCGAACATGTGCAGCCCTACATCCTGTTCACCAACTACCATCGCTACGTCGACGAGTTCGTCCGCTGGGGCTGCGAGCAGCTGCGCCAGCCGGGCACGCGGTTCACCGCCCTGTCGGCGCCGGGCAACATTCTTATCACCGCGGACACGCCCGATCCCGAGCTGGCGGTGGCCAACGGCCCGTGGCGGCGTCACCAGATGCCGGCCTACCATCTGATGACGGCGGACGGGCAGGGCATTACGCTGGTCAACATCGGCGTCGGCCCTTCGAACGCCAAGACCATCACCGACCACCTGGCGGTGCTGCGGCCGCAGGCCTGGCTGATGATCGGCCACTGCGGCGGCCTGCGCGGCAGCCAGCGGATCGGCGACTACGTCCTGGCCCACGCCTACCTGCGCGACGATCATGTCCTCGACGCGGTGCTGCCCCCCGACATCCCGATCCCGAGCATCGCCGAGATCCAGCGCGCCCTCTATGACGCGGCCAAGCATGTCAGCGGCGAGAGCGGCGAGACGCTGAAGAGCCGTCTGCGGACCGGCACGGTGGTGACCACGGACGATCGGAACTGGGAGCTGCGCTACACCTCCTCGGCGCTGCGCTTCAACCAGAGCCGGGCGGTCGGCATCGACATGGAGAGCGCCACCATCGCCGCCCAGGGCTATCGCTTCCGGGTGCCGTACGGGACGCTGCTCTGTGTGTCGGACAAGCCCCTGCACGGCGAGATCAAGCTGCCCGGCCAGGCCAACGCCTTCTACGAGCGCGCCATCGGCCAGCACCTGCAGATCGGCATCGCCACGGTGGACCTGCTCCGCGCGGAAGGGCCGAACTTGCACTCTCGTAAGTTGCGCTCCTTCGACGAGCCGCCGTTCCGGTAG
- the htpX gene encoding zinc metalloprotease HtpX gives MNNSVRTFMLLAGLTALFVVAGYFIGGTAGMLIALVLAGGMNLFSYWNADKIVLKMYGAIQVDESHPEPLIRNYVADTLALADRAGMPRPKVYVIQTEQPNAFATGRNPQNAAVAATVGLLRLLDRREIRGVMAHELAHVKNRDTLTMTVTATIAGAVSALANIAFFFGGDRDRPAGMIGTILIAILAPIAAALVQMAISRGREYEADRHGAEISGDPQALADALRKMEAYAHRTINETAERNPATGQMFIINPLAGKGADNLFSTHPNTANRVEALMKLAGSARPRTTGSAVPPTPTRKGPWA, from the coding sequence ATGAACAACTCTGTACGCACCTTCATGCTTCTGGCCGGCCTGACGGCGCTGTTCGTCGTGGCCGGCTACTTCATCGGCGGAACCGCGGGGATGCTGATCGCCCTGGTCCTGGCCGGCGGCATGAACCTGTTCAGCTACTGGAACGCCGACAAGATCGTCCTGAAGATGTACGGCGCGATCCAGGTCGACGAGAGCCACCCGGAGCCGCTGATCCGCAACTATGTCGCCGACACTCTGGCGCTGGCCGACCGCGCGGGCATGCCGCGCCCGAAGGTCTACGTGATCCAGACCGAACAGCCGAACGCCTTCGCCACCGGCCGCAACCCTCAGAACGCCGCCGTCGCCGCGACGGTCGGCCTGCTGCGCCTGCTGGACCGGCGGGAGATTCGCGGCGTCATGGCCCACGAACTGGCCCACGTGAAGAACCGCGACACCCTGACCATGACGGTCACCGCCACCATCGCCGGCGCGGTCTCGGCCCTGGCCAACATCGCCTTCTTCTTCGGCGGCGACCGCGACCGGCCGGCCGGGATGATCGGGACCATCCTGATCGCGATTCTCGCCCCCATCGCCGCCGCCCTGGTGCAGATGGCGATCAGCCGCGGCCGCGAGTACGAGGCCGACCGCCACGGCGCCGAGATCAGCGGCGACCCGCAGGCCCTCGCGGACGCCCTGCGCAAGATGGAGGCCTACGCCCATCGCACCATCAACGAGACGGCCGAGCGCAACCCGGCGACGGGCCAGATGTTCATCATCAACCCCCTGGCGGGCAAGGGCGCGGACAACCTGTTCTCGACCCACCCCAACACCGCCAACCGTGTCGAGGCGCTGATGAAACTGGCCGGCTCCGCACGCCCGCGGACGACGGGTTCCGCCGTCCCGCCGACCCCGACGCGCAAGGGTCCCTGGGCCTGA
- a CDS encoding dicarboxylate/amino acid:cation symporter — translation MNRLFTFLIVASMVLGVGVGWVCHVTLDAEQAAQAATWFKVGTDVFLRLIKMIIAPLVFSTLVAGIAHMGDAASVGRVGAKTMGWFITASIFSLLLGLVMVHILQPGVGLTLPIPETASTGVDASKLTLQEFITHVFPSSIFDAMARNEILQIVVFSIFVGVAVASLDDKAPAILGLVEQMAAIMLKVTGYVMKAAPLAIFAALAGTVTKYGLDILGIYAKFIGGFYLSLGVLWGLLALAGFIIVGPRILKLLGMVRQPTLLAFATASSEAAYPRTLEELQKFGVNKKVASFVLPLGYSFNLDGSMMYCTFATLFIAQIYGVEMSIGQQITMLLLLMVTSKGMAGVPRASLVVIAATLAYFDLPEAGIALILAVDHLLDMGRSATNVVGNSVAAAVVAKWEGQLGDGEEEPEAKPAA, via the coding sequence ATGAACCGACTTTTCACCTTCCTGATCGTCGCCTCGATGGTGCTGGGCGTCGGCGTGGGCTGGGTCTGCCACGTCACCCTCGACGCCGAACAGGCGGCCCAGGCCGCGACCTGGTTCAAGGTGGGCACCGACGTCTTCCTGCGCCTGATCAAGATGATCATCGCGCCGCTGGTGTTCTCCACCCTGGTGGCGGGCATCGCTCACATGGGCGACGCGGCCAGCGTCGGACGCGTCGGCGCCAAGACGATGGGCTGGTTCATCACCGCCTCGATCTTCTCGCTGCTGCTGGGCCTGGTCATGGTCCACATCCTGCAGCCCGGCGTCGGCCTGACCCTGCCGATCCCCGAGACTGCCTCGACCGGCGTCGACGCCTCCAAGCTGACGCTGCAGGAGTTCATCACCCACGTCTTCCCGAGCTCGATCTTCGACGCCATGGCGCGGAACGAGATTCTGCAGATCGTGGTCTTCTCGATCTTCGTCGGCGTGGCCGTGGCCTCGCTGGACGACAAGGCCCCGGCGATCCTGGGCCTGGTCGAGCAGATGGCCGCCATCATGCTGAAGGTCACCGGCTACGTCATGAAGGCGGCCCCGCTGGCCATCTTCGCCGCCCTGGCCGGCACCGTCACCAAGTACGGCCTCGATATCCTCGGCATCTACGCCAAGTTCATCGGCGGCTTCTATCTGTCGCTGGGCGTGCTGTGGGGCCTGCTGGCCCTGGCCGGCTTCATCATCGTCGGCCCGCGCATCCTCAAGCTGCTCGGCATGGTCCGCCAGCCGACCCTGCTGGCCTTCGCCACCGCCAGCTCGGAAGCCGCCTATCCGCGCACCCTGGAAGAGCTGCAGAAGTTCGGGGTCAACAAGAAGGTCGCCTCGTTCGTCCTGCCGCTGGGCTACTCGTTCAATCTGGACGGGTCGATGATGTACTGCACCTTCGCGACCCTGTTCATCGCCCAGATCTACGGGGTCGAGATGAGCATCGGCCAGCAGATCACCATGCTGCTGCTGCTGATGGTCACGTCGAAGGGCATGGCCGGCGTGCCGCGGGCCTCGCTGGTCGTCATCGCCGCCACCCTGGCCTACTTCGACCTGCCGGAAGCGGGCATCGCCCTGATCCTGGCGGTCGACCACCTGCTCGACATGGGCCGCAGCGCCACCAACGTGGTCGGCAACTCGGTCGCCGCGGCGGTGGTCGCCAAGTGGGAAGGCCAGTTGGGCGACGGCGAGGAAGAGCCGGAAGCCAAGCCGGCCGCCTAA
- a CDS encoding crotonase/enoyl-CoA hydratase family protein, which yields MSVSVSRDGPVTIVTIERREARNAVDGPTALALYDAFKTFDADETASVAVLTGAGGNFCAGADLKAVGTDRGNPVKRAGDLGPMGATRLSLSKPVIAAVEGFAVAGGIELAAWCDLRVAARGATFGVFCRRFGVPLIDLGTIRLPRLIGQSRAMDLILTGRPVGAEEALAMGLANRVVDDGKALDAAVELAHQLAAFPQACLRNDRRSALDQWSLDWDAATAREIELGLETLQSGETAAGAARFAGGQGRGGQF from the coding sequence ATGAGCGTTTCCGTTTCCAGAGACGGCCCTGTCACCATCGTCACCATCGAACGGCGGGAGGCGCGCAACGCCGTCGACGGCCCGACCGCCCTGGCCCTGTACGACGCCTTCAAGACCTTCGACGCCGACGAGACCGCGAGCGTGGCGGTGCTGACCGGCGCCGGCGGCAACTTCTGCGCCGGGGCCGATCTCAAGGCCGTCGGCACGGACCGGGGCAACCCGGTCAAGCGCGCCGGCGACCTGGGTCCCATGGGCGCCACCCGCCTCTCCCTGTCCAAGCCGGTCATCGCCGCGGTCGAGGGCTTCGCCGTCGCCGGCGGCATCGAGCTGGCCGCCTGGTGCGACCTGCGGGTCGCGGCGCGGGGCGCGACCTTCGGCGTCTTCTGCCGCCGCTTCGGGGTGCCCCTGATCGACCTGGGCACGATCCGCCTGCCCCGCCTCATCGGCCAGTCGCGGGCCATGGACCTGATTCTGACCGGCCGGCCGGTCGGCGCCGAGGAGGCCCTGGCCATGGGCCTGGCCAATCGTGTCGTCGACGACGGCAAGGCCCTGGACGCGGCGGTCGAACTGGCCCATCAGCTCGCCGCCTTCCCGCAGGCCTGCCTGCGGAACGACCGCCGTTCGGCCCTGGACCAGTGGAGCCTGGACTGGGACGCCGCCACGGCCCGTGAAATCGAACTCGGCCTAGAGACCCTGCAATCGGGAGAGACCGCCGCCGGCGCCGCCCGCTTCGCCGGGGGCCAGGGCCGTGGAGGACAGTTCTGA
- a CDS encoding PaaI family thioesterase: MTAPTLLDRTGGDNSALMTQGQKGMLPDLLGLEWEIVRNGLVRGRFTIQRHHLAPNGFLHAASVITLADSACGYGAMSSLPDGATGFTTIELKTNFLSTALEGVVACEARMVHGGRTTQLWDAEVKHQDTGKTMALFRCTQAVLWPKR; encoded by the coding sequence ATGACCGCACCCACCCTTCTCGACCGCACGGGCGGCGACAACTCCGCCCTGATGACCCAGGGCCAGAAGGGCATGCTGCCCGACCTGCTCGGCCTGGAGTGGGAGATCGTCCGCAACGGCCTCGTCCGCGGCCGCTTCACCATCCAGCGCCATCACCTGGCGCCCAACGGCTTCCTGCACGCCGCCAGCGTCATCACCCTGGCCGACAGCGCCTGCGGCTACGGCGCGATGAGCTCGCTGCCCGACGGCGCGACCGGCTTCACCACCATCGAGCTGAAGACCAACTTCCTGAGCACCGCGCTCGAGGGCGTCGTCGCCTGCGAGGCCCGCATGGTCCACGGCGGCCGCACCACCCAGCTCTGGGACGCCGAGGTGAAACATCAGGACACGGGAAAAACCATGGCCCTGTTCCGCTGCACCCAGGCCGTCCTCTGGCCCAAGCGATAA